A single window of Triplophysa rosa linkage group LG20, Trosa_1v2, whole genome shotgun sequence DNA harbors:
- the alas1 gene encoding 5-aminolevulinate synthase, nonspecific, mitochondrial, whose product MDAIIRCPFLSRVPQTFLHQARKSLVAYAVKCPVMMDLASRPLVRSVCSSSASFQKVENTTPANEEPEGAPKVPLDHPAPSAGQPAASKCPFLAAEMGQKNSSVVRQARMELQEDVSEVRTVCKDVPQSELKPLVKDTKVGGNLMRKLMKQRPTSVSHLLQENMPKTVSNFRYDEFFEKKIEAKKNDHTYRVFKTVNRRATEFPMADDYTESLSYKRNVSVWCSNDYLGMSRHPWVVQSIMDTLQKHGSGAGGTRNISGTSKFHVNLEHELADLHKKDAALLFTSCFVANDSTLFTLAKILPGCEIYSDAGNHASMIQGIRNSGAKKFIFRHNDANHLRELLMKSDPSTPKIVAFETVHSMDGAVCPLEEMCDVAHEFGAITFVDEVHAVGLYGARGGGIGDRDNVMHKMDIISGTLGKAFGCVGGYIASTNALVDTVRSYAAGFIFTTSLPPMLLAGARESIQILKSEEGCALRRKHQRNVKLLRQMLMDTGLPVVHCPSHIIPVRVADAEKNTEVCDIMMSRYNIYVQAINYPTVARGEEMLRIAPTPHHTPQMMKYFVDKLTQTWKEVGLELKPHSSAECNLCRQPLHFEVMSEREKSYFSGLSQPISACG is encoded by the exons ATGGATGCCATCATTCGCTGCCCATTCCTGTCTCGTGTCCCCCAAACTTTCCTGCATCAGGCTAGAAAGTCCTTGGTTGCGTACGCAGTGAAATGTCCTGTCATGATGGACCTCGCCTCGAGGCCACTGGTCCGCTCTGTCTGCTCTTCCTCTGCCAGCTTTCAGAAGGTCGAGAATACGACCCCGGCCAATGAGG aaCCTGAAGGGGCCCCCAAAGTACCTCTGGACCACCCCGCGCCTTCAGCAGGTCAACCTGCGGCCTCCAAATGCCCCTTCCTGGCAGCCGAGATGGGCCAGAAGAACAGCAGCGTGGTTCGGCAAGCTCGCATGGAACTACAGGAAGACGTTTCTGAAGTTCGCACCGTGTGCAAAG ATGTCCCTCAATCTGAGCTGAAACCCTTGGTCAAGGACACTAAGGTTGGAGGGAACCTCATGAGGAAGCTGATGAAACAACGGCCAACCAGCGTCTCTCACTTGCTGCAGGAGAACATGCCCAAGA CTGTCTCCAACTTTCGCTACGATGAGTTCTTTGAGAAGAAAATCGAGGCGAAGAAGAACGATCACACATACCGTGTGTTTAAAACGGTGAACCGCAGAGCCACCGAGTTCCCGATGGCGGACGATTACACCGAGTCCTTGTCCTACAAGAGGAATGTTTCAGTGTGGTGCAGCAACGACTATCTCGGCATGAGCCGCCATCCATGGGTTGTGCAATCTATAAT GGACACGTTACAAAAACATGGTTCAGGAGCTGGAGGGACTCGAAATATATCGGGGACGAGTAAGTTTCACGTGAACCTGGAGCACGAGCTTGCCGATCTCCACAAAAAAGACGCCGCCCTGCTGTTCACCTCCTGTTTCGTAGCCAATGACTCTACGCTCTTTACGCTAGCAAAAATACTACCTg GCTGTGAGATCTATTCAGACGCAGGCAACCATGCCTCCATGATACAGGGCATCAGGAACAGCGGCGCCAAGAAGTTTATCTTCCGCCACAATGACGCCAACCACTTGCGAGAGCTGCTGATGAAATCGGATCCATCCACTCCGAAGATCGTGGCTTTTGAGACCGTGCACTCTATGGATG GCGCTGTGTGTCCTCTGGAGGAGATGTGCGATGTTGCCCACGAGTTTGGTGCTATCACCTTTGTGGATGAGGTCCATGCCGTGGGACTGTATGGAGCCAGGGGAGGTGGCATTGGAGATCGGGACAATGTAATGCACAAGATGGACATCATCTCTGGAACTCTTG GGAAAGCGTTCGGGTGTGTCGGAGGTTACATTGCTAGTACCAACGCCTTAGTCGACACCGTCCGTTCCTATGCCGCCGGCTTCATTTTCACTACCTCCCTCCCGCCCATGCTGCTCGCCGGTGCCCGCGAGTCCATTCAGATCCTAAAGAGCGAAGAAGGTTGTGCGCTGAGACGAAAGCACCAGCGCAACGTGAAGCTGCTGCGTCAGATGCTGATGGATACTGGCCTGCCTGTAGTCCATTGCCCCAGCCACATCATTCCAGTCAGA GTTGCAGATGCAGAGAAGAACACGGAGGTCTGTGACATCATGATGAGCCGCTACAACATCTACGTCCAGGCCATTAACTATCCCACAGTGGCACGTGGAGAGGAGATGCTCCGGATCGCCCCGACTCCACATCACACGCCGCAGATGATGAAATACTTTGTCG ATAAGCTAACTCAGACCTGGAAGGAGGTGGGTCTTGAGCTGAAGCCACACTCATCCGCTGAGTGTAACTTATGTCGACAGCCGCTGCACTTCGAGGTGATGAGCGAGAGGGAGAAGTCTTACTTCAGCGGGCTCAGCCAACCTATATCAGCCTGCGGCTAA